A region of Dermochelys coriacea isolate rDerCor1 chromosome 1, rDerCor1.pri.v4, whole genome shotgun sequence DNA encodes the following proteins:
- the LOC119849963 gene encoding potassium voltage-gated channel subfamily A member 6-like has product MRAEEPLSLAGAGGGCGEAEAAGEERSGGGRCCSSERLVINISGLRFETQLRTLSLFPDTLLGDPSRRVRFFDPLRNEYFFDRNRPSFDAILYYYQSGGRLRRPVHVPLDIFMEEIRFYQLGEEAIETFREDEGFIQEEEKPLPRQHFQRQVWLLFEYPESSGPARGIAIVSVLVILISIVIFCLETLPEFRQESKGAPPGFAHREDGQFLLPEQPNGTPSPMHPSPRTSPFFTDPFFLIETLCIIWFSFELLVRFFACPSKPEFSRNIMNIIDIVAIIPYFITLGTELAQEQQEPGAPSTASNNNGGQQQAMSLAILRVIRLVRVFRIFKLSRHSKGLQILGKTLQASMRELGLLIFFLFIGVILFSSAVYFAETDDPESLFTSIPDAFWWAVVTMTTVGYGDMYPMTIGGKIVGSLCAIAGVLTIALPVPVIVSNFNYFYHRETEQEEPCQYTHVTCGQQQSPFSEPKKRDSNQSLSKLEFLEAEDLESMKYPNFIPTSNQGYRGKKMLTEV; this is encoded by the coding sequence ATGAGGGCGGAGGAGCCCCTGTCTCTCGCGGGGGCCGGGGGCGGCTGCGGAGAGGCGGAGGCGGCCGGGGAGGAGCGGAGCGGCGGCGGCCGTTGCTGCAGCAGCGAGCGCCTGGTGATCAACATCTCCGGGCTGCGCTTCGAGACCCAGCTGCGGACCCTGTCGCTCTTCCCGGACACGCTGCTGGGGGACCCGAGCCGCCGGGTGCGCTTCTTCGACCCGCTGCGCAACGAGTACTTCTTCGACCGGAACCGGCCCAGCTTCGACGCCATCCTCTATTACTACCAGTCCGGGGGCCGGCTCCGCAGGCCGGTCCATGTGCCCCTGGACATCTTCATGGAGGAGATCCGCTTCTACCAGCTGGGCGAGGAGGCCATCGAGACCTTCCGGGAGGACGAGGGCTTCatccaggaggaggagaagcccctGCCTCGGCAGCACTTCCAGCGCCAGGTGTGGCTCCTTTTCGAGTACCCGGAGAGCTCTGGGCCGGCCCGGGGCATCGCCATCGTCTCGGTGCTGGTGATCCTCATCTCCATCGTCATCTTCTGCCTGGAGACCCTGCCCGAGTTCCGCCAGGAGAGCAAGGGTGCACCGCCGGGCTTTGCGCACCGGGAGGACGGGCAGTTCTTGCTTCCTGAGCAGCCAAATGGCACCCCGTCCCCGATGCACCCCTCTCCCAGGACAAGCCCCTTCTTCACCGACCCCTTCTTCCTCATCGAGACCCTGTGCATCATCTGGTTCTCCTTCGAGCTGCTGGTGCGCTTCTTCGCCTGCCCCAGCAAGCCCGAGTTCTCCAGGAACATCATGAACATCATCGACATCGTGGCCATCATCCCCTACTTCATCACCCTGGGCACCGAGCTGGCTCAGGAGCAGCAGGAGCCCGGGGCCCCCAGCACCGCCAGCAACAACAACGGGGGCCAGCAGCAAGCCATGTCCCTGGCCATCCTCAGGGTCATCCGCCTGGTCAGGGTCTTCAGGATCTTCAAGCTCTCCAGACACTCCAAGGGGCTGCAGATCCTGGGGAAGACCCTCCAGGCGAGCATGAGGGAGCTTGGTCTCctcatctttttccttttcattggTGTAATTCTCTTCTCTAGCGCCGTGTATTTTGCTGAGACTGATGACCCAGAATCTTTGTTCACCAGTATCCCAGATGCTTTCTGGTGGGCAGTAGTGACCATGACCACTGTGGGCTATGGGGACATGTACCCTATGACAATCGGGGGCAAGATCGTGGGCTCCTTGTGTGCCATCGCTGGCGTGCTGACCATAGCCCTGCCCGTACCTGTCATCGTGTCCAACTTCAACTACTTCTACCACCGAGAAACTGAGCAGGAGGAGCCGTGCCAGTACACCCATGTCACCTGTGGCCAGCAGCAATCTCCTTTCTCGGAGCCTAAAAAGAGGGACAGTAATCAGTCCCTCAGTAAATTAGAATTTCTGGAGGCAGAAGAtttagaatctatgaaatatCCCAACTTCATTCCAACCAGCAACCAGGGCTATAGAGGGAAGAAAATGCTGACAGAAGTGTGA